A window of Ictalurus punctatus breed USDA103 chromosome 21, Coco_2.0, whole genome shotgun sequence genomic DNA:
AACAGATGGAAAAGGAACCACAACTTTCAGATACACATTCAGGGTTTGGTTTTCAGTGGCTCTGGGAGCGGAAACTGTGTGGAAGATGCTGCACATGCATTGAGCATATGATGACCACAAGCTGCCACGCCCACCAAAACGTTTCATTACTGCTGCCCATTACAGCTGGCCCAGTTCCCCAAAATATTAACCTGTGATTAAATAAAACCAGTACCTGCAGGGCAGTGggagctcagtggttaagatgttggaccactgatcagaaggtcatgagttcaaaccccagcactgccaagcttccactgctgggcccctgagcaacGTTCTTAACCTTCagctgctcagctgtataaacgAGAAGAATGTATGTGTTCTGGAtgagggtgtctgccaaattctGTAAAATGCCTTAGGGATGTTTATTCTTTTAAAgaacataaacaaacagattCACTGTTGTTTCGACACAATACATTTAGGTAATGAGAAATTTGTGCCCATTAACATGCCAATCTTTTGAATTTTCCACCACCCTCTGTTGCCTTTGCCTCTCTCAGGTGATACTGTGTGCCATGGAAAGTTCATCTCCTCACATGCCTCCGTCTGACTTGATCCTGCTCAATCTGTCGCTAGCTAACCTGCTGACGTCGCTGTTCCGCACCGTGCCCATTTTCATCTCAGACCTGGGTCTGGAAGTGTCTCTGGAGACGAACTGGTGCCGAATGTTCATGCTGCTGTGGGTATGGTGGCGCTCAGTGGGCAGCTGGGCCACGCTGTCCCTCAGCATCTTTCACTACACCACGCTGAGACGTAAGCACGTGGCCATGGGCCCGCTGGCGCAGCAGAAGGACCGAAGACATGTCGTTCTGGCACTGGGAGTCGTCTGGGGCACCAACCTGGTGTTTTCTCTACCCGCCGCCTTCTACTCTAAACATGTCAGTGGAAATGCCACCTTCGATTTCATGGTGATCAGCTGCACCACGCGCCCGCTCCTCGGCTGCATGTGGGAATTCCCATCCAGACAGCAGGGTGTGGCCTTCGCCTCCACCTCACTCGCTCTCAACGAGGTTCGTGCACCAAGTAACTGTGTCATTCAGTGATAAGTACAGATGTATAGAGCTTCCacattctggtgtttgttcaGACAGATGGTCAGATCGGTATATATGGAAATAGACAgattcagacagacagaattcAGAATGACTTGATGATGTCATCCTCCTCCAGGTGCTGCCTCTGCTGCTGATGGTGAGTATTAACATTGCGACTCTCCGGGCTCTGGCGAAACACATCCGCATGGTGACGGTGGGCGTGGAGAAAGGAGCGGCTCACGTGCACACGGAGCGGAAGGCGGGTCATGTGATCATGACGCTGGTGGCGCTGTTCGTCATATGCTGGGTGATGCAGGTGGCCGCTGTCACTTATTATAACTACAACGGTGGCGTGCACACCGAGGGCCTGCTGACCGTCTCACAGTTCTCCGCCTCCGTCTTCGGGGGCTTCAGCCCCATAGTGGTGACGTTCGGCCACGGCAAACTGCGCAAGAGGATCATGATAATGGTGCAGGAGCTGTGCGTCTGGGCGGGCTGCAGAACCACCGAGAGCGAGGACAACAGTAAGAAGAAGAGGGCGCTGGAGAGCACCACGGTCTCGTACAAACAAGAGAGCCAGACAAAGAACGTGACGATGTGACTCGACGTGAGCACTGAGGAAATCAACACAACCGCCTGtcatgcacacatatacatcTACACGATTCTCCAACTGGAAAGTTTGGAGTGTGTcaaagagtaaacaaaacaaccaaacaaaaagtgtgtgcgtgtgtaacaGGTCAGTCAATTCATTGTATAGCGctaaaaaaactatttaaaattaaatagcTCACACTGTGAACATCATAAATTACACGCTGGcctaaaatacaaaaaagtctGACAACCAAATATAAACAGCCACGAACAAATATCCACTAGCAGCAACCCAGGAACAGCCACAAATGACCAACTCCTAAAGAACAGCCACTAAAGAACAGCCACTAACGAACAGCCATTAATGAACAGCCACTAATAAACAGCCCACTAACGAACAGCCCACTAACGAACAGCCATTAATGAACAGCCACTAATAAACAGCCCACTAACGAACAGCCCACTAACGAACAGCCATTAATGAACAGCCACTAATAAACAGCCCACTAACGAACAGCCCACTAACAAACAGCCACTAACACCCACTAATGAACAGCCCACTAAAGAACAGCCCGCTAACGAACAGCCCACTAATAAACAGCCACTAATGAACAGCCCACTAACGAACACCCACTAACGAACAGCCCACTAACGAACAACCACTAATAAACACCCACTAAAGAACAGCCACTAAAGAACAGCCTCTAACGAACAGCCCACTAACGAACAGCCACTAACACCCACTAACGAATAGCCCACTAATAAACACCCACTAAAGAACAGCCACTAGAGAACAGCCCACTAATGAACAGCCCACTGACAAACAGCCTGCTAATGAACAGCCACTAATAAACACCCGCTAATGAACAGCCCGCTAACGAACAGCCACTAATGAACAGCTCACTAATGAACAGTCCACTAATGAACAGTCCACCAACAAACAGTCCACTAACTAACAGCCACTAAAGAACAGCCCACTAATAAACAGCCACTAATGAACAGCCCACTAACAAACAGCCTGCTAACGAACAGCCACTAATGAACAGCTCACTAATGAACAGTCCACTAATGAACAGTCCACCAACAAACAGTCCCCTAACTAACAGCCACTAATGAACAGCCACTAACAAATAGCCACTAAAGTACAGCCACTAATGAACACCCACTAATGAACGGCCTGCTAACGAACAGCCACTAACGAACAGCCCACTAATGAACAGCCTACTAATGAACAGACACTAACAAACATCCCGTTAACGAACAGCTTGCTAACAAACAGCCCGCTAACGAATAGCCACTAATGAACAGCCCACTAACGAACAGCTCACTAACGATTAGCCAATAATAAACAGCCACTAACAAACAGCTCACTAACGAACAGCCACTAAAGAACAACCACTAATGAACAGCCCACTAATGAACAGTCCACTAACGAACAGCCACTAATAAACACCCACTAACGAACAGTCCACTAAAGAACAACCACTAATGAACAGCCCGCTAATGAACAGTCCACTAATGAACAGCCACTAACAAATAGCCACTAAAGAATAGCCACTAATGAACAGCTCACTAAAGAACAGCcactaatgaacacacactaatGAACAGCCCGCTAACGAACAGCCACTAACGAACAGTCCATTAATAAACActcagtttattttatataatttatccAATTAACAATCTTAATATATGAAGTGTTAAATATCTTCCCTAACTGTAAAAGCTCAACAGTGGAGGAGGTTCAGTGAAATGTAATACAGGTGTAGTCTGCACAGCCTTAGGACAAAACGACGGAGACAGAGGAGTGTATTTTATCCAATCAGATGTTTAGTGAGTTTGCTTTCACAGATGTCTCTTCTTTATCATAAgtaacaaaaatatgtgtatcTATAGTGAAACATTCAACTCATATCACTTCACACGTTTGCTCCTCCCTTTGTAAATATATTCTCTATTAAAATCTCTGTGTGACACGTGACGCctgaaaacattattaaaataaaaaaaaaaaaccctctcggCTTGTAGATcatttttcagttcattttgttttggattgttgtcttgttgCAAGAAGATGCCAACATTTGAAGTATAAATTTTTGGACATCTTCGTTTTTAGGagataaatgaccaaataaaggtacgtttcctttttttttttttttttttgaacaatgtgggtgtaatgtttttgtatgaCTGTGTGCAGAGGCCACTGGGTGGCAGTGTGTGCCAAGTGatttagggtgtgtgtgtgtgagagagagagagagagagagataattaaAGGCTGTACATGAAGACAGGGATTGAATTAAGTTCTCTAAACCCCACAAATCACATCGAGATGTCGAGATGCATTTGTTTCTTCTCCCTTGTTGACCTTTAACCTCTCGCACGACTGATCCCGATCGAtcatctcttttatttattcaggtcACAGCCTCAAGTGAAGATGAAGTAAAGATTTTTGTTCTCCTTTGTTCCGAGCCCAGCTCAGGGGTGATAATCCAGACCGCAGGGCAACACCAGGCATTATTCCCTTTACATCAATACAATCATATATAACATTATTGagttttattttctattctgtAAATCTGTAGTCCTGTCTGTAACATAATTTGGGTTATTTGTTCTTAAAGACTCTAGAGAAGTGACTATTTTCGAGGTTTAAATGGAAAGTAAAATGATGTCAAAGAATGTTCTGCTTTATTGTGTGATTTAGTTCTGGTCAATTTCATGACAACTTCACAAAGAGTGCTGCGAAGGCTAGCAGCCTGTCCGATATAAAACTAACCCagcaggatttctgagaggattttcatAAAGGTTTTTGATGTGCACTTCTCACACTAGCTAGATGGCTAACATAAGATAACCTGACAAGATTTCTGAGAGAACTGTAAAGTAATATTCACAAATCTTCATCGCTTACGCTAGGCGGATAACTAGCAACCTGAACTAGGTGACAGAATTTGAGAAGGTCTCTGAGTCAAAATGAACTAACTTGACAGTGAGGGAATCTGAAATAAAGTTCAGAAATGTTCATAATCTTTACTGCTGAGTACCATCACCTGGATAATCGAAGctaacaggatttctgagaggattttaaagTCATTTTCAGAAATCTTCATCGCTACTACTAGGCAGCAAGCTAACaagagctaacctgacaggatttctgataTAAAGGATATAAAAAGTCAGCTTTGTTTCATGCTAGCTAAACGGTAGTAAGTTAGCAAGTAGggtgagctaacctgacaggatatCTAGCAGGAGTTTTTGAGTCATTCATAAATCTGTAACGCTGACTTTATCATGATAGATTATATGAAGTAagctgacaggatttctgagagaattTTAAATAACACTCATGATTATCGCTGTTCCACACCGGGGTTACGTTAATTCATATAAAATACACTCTTGATAACGGAATACAAAAGCCAGTCTCTATGATATAAAaccagatagtgtgaaagtgggtttttttctcctccaCTGCACACCAAAAGCCGGTCGCTTTTCTTCCTCTGGAGTCTGGAACCTTCTGTCTTTTCACGAAGCAGCTGTCAGACGGACAAGACAGAC
This region includes:
- the LOC108254701 gene encoding olfactory receptor class A-like protein 4 isoform X1, translated to MAEVLTLDAILFGILVFSGILGNILVIYTVILCAMESSSPHMPPSDLILLNLSLANLLTSLFRTVPIFISDLGLEVSLETNWCRMFMLLWVWWRSVGSWATLSLSIFHYTTLRRKHVAMGPLAQQKDRRHVVLALGVVWGTNLVFSLPAAFYSKHVSGNATFDFMVISCTTRPLLGCMWEFPSRQQGVAFASTSLALNEVLPLLLMVSINIATLRALAKHIRMVTVGVEKGAAHVHTERKAGHVIMTLVALFVICWVMQVAAVTYYNYNGGVHTEGLLTVSQFSASVFGGFSPIVVTFGHGKLRKRIMIMVQELCVWAGCRTTESEDNSKKKRALESTTVSYKQESQTKNVTM
- the LOC108254701 gene encoding olfactory receptor class A-like protein 4 isoform X2, which produces MESSSPHMPPSDLILLNLSLANLLTSLFRTVPIFISDLGLEVSLETNWCRMFMLLWVWWRSVGSWATLSLSIFHYTTLRRKHVAMGPLAQQKDRRHVVLALGVVWGTNLVFSLPAAFYSKHVSGNATFDFMVISCTTRPLLGCMWEFPSRQQGVAFASTSLALNEVLPLLLMVSINIATLRALAKHIRMVTVGVEKGAAHVHTERKAGHVIMTLVALFVICWVMQVAAVTYYNYNGGVHTEGLLTVSQFSASVFGGFSPIVVTFGHGKLRKRIMIMVQELCVWAGCRTTESEDNSKKKRALESTTVSYKQESQTKNVTM